From Echinicola soli, a single genomic window includes:
- the bglX gene encoding beta-glucosidase BglX has protein sequence MKKYILIILAIGCFIMAFKPSGKTPEPNAQDPYIQKADSVLALMTLEEKIGQLNLPAAGDFTTGQASSSNIAEKIKAGKVGGLFNIKTVQKIRDVQQVAVEESRLGIPLLFGMDVIHGYETIFPIPLGLSCTWDMDLIKKSAQLAAKEASADGINWTFSPMTDISREPRWGRVSEGSGEDPYLGAQIAKAMVKGYQGNDLSLNNTLMACVKHFALYGAPEAGRDYNTVDMSRQRMYNEYFPPYKAAVDAGVGTVMTAFNEVEGIPASANKWLMTDLLRDEWGFDGFVVTDYTAINEMTAHGIGDLKTVSAKALKAGVDMDMVGEGFLTTLKSSLEEGSITEAQINEACRRILVAKFKLGLFEDPYRYCDIERSETEIFNTENRQISREIAAQSFVLMKNEGRVLPLEKTGTIALIGPMADNAENMTGTWSVAGRFKESISLKQGIQNAVGNKVKIIEARGANVVADSLLESRVSVFGKPTYRDNRSEEELIKEAVEAAKGADVIVAAMGESAEMSGESSSRSTIELPANQRRLLKALAKTGKPIVMVLFTGRPLAINWEADNIPSILNVWFGGSEAGDAIADVLFGKVNPSGKLTMTFPQNTGQIPIYYNHKNTGRPLPEGQWFQKFRSNYLDVSNEPLFPFGYGLSYTEFEYGNLKLSTDQLNGDQTLTASISLSNTGKYDGKEVVQLYVRDLVGSMTRPVKELKGFQKIFLKAGETKEVSFELSQEDLKFYNHSLDFVFEPGEFEIMIGTNSSEVSTQKVNWED, from the coding sequence ATGAAAAAATATATCCTCATCATACTGGCCATTGGATGCTTCATAATGGCCTTTAAACCCTCGGGCAAAACCCCTGAACCAAATGCCCAAGATCCTTATATCCAAAAGGCAGATTCTGTTCTGGCACTGATGACTTTGGAAGAAAAAATCGGTCAGCTGAACTTACCTGCCGCTGGTGATTTCACTACTGGCCAAGCCTCAAGTTCCAATATTGCCGAGAAGATAAAAGCTGGAAAAGTGGGCGGTCTTTTCAACATCAAAACCGTCCAAAAGATCCGGGACGTGCAGCAGGTAGCCGTGGAAGAAAGCCGCTTGGGCATCCCGCTTCTATTTGGCATGGACGTGATCCATGGCTACGAAACCATTTTCCCCATTCCCCTTGGCCTATCATGCACATGGGACATGGACCTGATCAAAAAATCCGCTCAGCTCGCCGCCAAAGAAGCCAGTGCCGATGGGATCAACTGGACCTTTTCCCCAATGACAGACATTTCGCGCGAGCCTCGCTGGGGCCGTGTATCTGAAGGAAGTGGCGAAGACCCTTACCTTGGTGCACAGATAGCCAAAGCCATGGTAAAAGGCTACCAAGGTAATGACCTGAGTTTGAATAACACGCTCATGGCCTGTGTCAAACACTTTGCACTCTACGGAGCACCGGAAGCAGGCAGGGATTATAATACCGTAGACATGAGTCGTCAGCGTATGTACAATGAGTACTTCCCTCCCTACAAAGCCGCTGTAGATGCAGGTGTGGGCACGGTGATGACGGCTTTCAATGAAGTGGAAGGCATCCCGGCCAGTGCCAACAAATGGCTGATGACTGATTTGCTACGTGATGAATGGGGATTTGATGGCTTCGTGGTGACCGATTATACCGCCATCAATGAAATGACCGCACATGGAATCGGAGACCTCAAGACGGTTTCCGCCAAAGCACTAAAGGCAGGTGTGGACATGGACATGGTGGGTGAAGGCTTCCTGACCACCTTAAAATCTTCCCTTGAAGAAGGCTCTATTACCGAAGCACAAATTAACGAAGCTTGCCGGAGAATTTTGGTGGCCAAGTTTAAACTCGGGCTATTTGAAGATCCTTATCGCTATTGTGACATCGAAAGGTCCGAAACAGAAATATTCAATACTGAAAACAGGCAGATTTCCCGGGAAATAGCTGCCCAATCTTTTGTTCTGATGAAAAACGAGGGACGGGTATTGCCCTTGGAAAAAACGGGAACAATAGCCCTTATCGGGCCAATGGCAGACAATGCCGAAAATATGACCGGAACATGGAGTGTGGCCGGTAGGTTCAAAGAATCCATTTCCCTCAAGCAGGGCATCCAAAATGCGGTCGGAAACAAAGTAAAAATCATCGAGGCCCGTGGTGCCAACGTCGTGGCCGATTCCCTATTGGAGTCCAGGGTGAGCGTTTTTGGCAAACCTACATACCGGGACAACAGGTCTGAGGAGGAATTGATCAAGGAAGCAGTAGAAGCGGCAAAAGGAGCTGATGTCATCGTTGCGGCCATGGGTGAATCCGCAGAAATGAGCGGCGAATCATCCAGCCGAAGCACCATCGAATTGCCAGCCAACCAACGTCGCCTGTTGAAGGCATTGGCCAAAACAGGGAAACCCATCGTGATGGTGCTGTTTACCGGTCGTCCGTTGGCCATCAACTGGGAGGCGGATAACATCCCTTCCATCCTTAATGTGTGGTTTGGTGGCAGTGAAGCGGGAGATGCCATCGCCGATGTGTTGTTCGGGAAAGTAAACCCTTCGGGCAAACTGACCATGACCTTTCCTCAAAATACGGGACAAATCCCTATTTATTATAACCACAAAAACACCGGACGTCCACTACCAGAAGGCCAATGGTTCCAAAAATTCCGCTCCAACTACCTGGATGTATCCAATGAGCCACTATTTCCATTTGGCTATGGACTGAGCTATACGGAATTTGAATATGGAAACTTAAAACTAAGCACAGATCAGCTAAATGGCGACCAAACCCTCACAGCCAGCATTTCCCTGAGCAATACCGGAAAATACGACGGCAAAGAAGTGGTGCAGCTGTATGTAAGGGACCTGGTGGGCAGCATGACCCGACCTGTTAAGGAGCTCAAAGGTTTCCAGAAGATATTTCTTAAAGCGGGAGAGACCAAAGAAGTCTCATTCGAACTGAGCCAAGAAGATCTCAAATTCTATAACCACAGCTTGGACTTTGTATTCGAGCCCGGGGAATTTGAAATTATGATTGGCACCAATTCCAGTGAAGTAAGTACACAAAAGGTCAATTGGGAAGATTGA
- a CDS encoding carboxylesterase family protein translates to MKNHKNYLILLLLPMLFIGTHKLMAQDKSPFEKRVFVNHKGDSLLYRILYPENYGNGKKYPMVLFLHGAGERGSDNEKQLSHGADLFLSPENRAQFPAIIVFPQCPEDKYWIDISIRKELFGKGNPDFSQSVENPSEQLDLVNELTKKLIKKERIDKKRLYVMGLSMGGFGTFETLGRWPKKYAAAIAICGGGNLSLAKKYAHHTSLWITHGGKDDIVPPVLSQRVYKILKEEGADVKYSFYPEANHNAWDPTFAEPDLLPWLFSKHK, encoded by the coding sequence ATGAAAAATCACAAAAACTATCTCATCCTGCTTCTCCTGCCAATGCTTTTCATTGGTACGCACAAGCTGATGGCGCAGGATAAATCCCCATTTGAAAAGCGGGTATTTGTCAACCATAAAGGGGACTCTCTCCTTTACCGTATTCTTTATCCTGAAAACTACGGAAACGGCAAAAAGTACCCCATGGTGCTTTTTCTCCATGGTGCCGGTGAACGGGGAAGTGACAATGAAAAGCAGCTCTCCCATGGTGCTGATCTCTTCCTGTCTCCTGAAAACAGAGCGCAATTTCCGGCAATTATAGTTTTTCCGCAGTGTCCAGAGGACAAATACTGGATTGACATCAGCATCCGCAAGGAACTTTTTGGCAAAGGTAACCCCGATTTTAGCCAATCTGTGGAGAACCCCTCTGAACAGCTTGATCTGGTCAACGAACTGACCAAAAAGCTGATCAAAAAAGAACGGATAGATAAAAAACGCCTTTACGTCATGGGACTGTCCATGGGTGGATTTGGCACGTTCGAGACGCTGGGACGATGGCCAAAGAAGTATGCTGCTGCCATCGCCATTTGTGGCGGCGGCAATCTTTCGCTTGCCAAAAAATATGCACACCACACTTCCTTGTGGATCACGCATGGGGGCAAGGATGATATCGTCCCCCCAGTCCTCTCTCAGCGTGTTTACAAGATACTCAAAGAAGAAGGGGCTGACGTAAAGTACAGCTTTTACCCTGAAGCCAATCACAATGCCTGGGATCCGACTTTTGCCGAGCCGGATTTATTGCCCTGGCTATTTTCAAAACACAAATAA
- a CDS encoding LamG domain-containing protein, with translation MKLTSKLFIVGLLATCIACKDGYIDDIQPAPAGVDKTPPEVTINFPKEEPLTWVPDEVMSINIDFNVVDDIEIQDIIVTLDGEGIGSYSDFKDYRKTAVKLPYDNITNGTHTLTVTANDISGKTTSSTVEFVKPENYVPLYEGEIFYMPFDDQYLELVSVSEATAVGDPGFAGESASGANAYAGATDSYLTFPTTDLTNDEFSASLWYKVDADPDRAGILVMGPPDEANPDSQNNRTAGFRLFREAAGTNQRIKLNVGNGNGENWFDGGTAADINPGNGEWVHIAISIAATECAVYINGEPVSQGTFPGISWEGCDIMSIGSGAPRFSGWGHLSDNSYIDELRIFNKALSQTEVQTILDNEQP, from the coding sequence GCTCCTGCGGGAGTGGATAAGACACCTCCTGAAGTAACTATCAATTTTCCCAAAGAGGAACCTTTGACATGGGTACCCGATGAGGTGATGTCCATCAATATCGATTTTAACGTAGTGGATGATATTGAAATCCAGGACATCATCGTGACCCTGGACGGCGAAGGCATCGGAAGCTATTCGGATTTTAAGGATTACAGAAAAACCGCTGTAAAGCTCCCCTATGACAACATCACCAATGGCACCCACACCCTGACCGTTACAGCCAATGACATTTCAGGAAAAACCACCAGCAGCACGGTGGAGTTTGTAAAACCTGAAAATTATGTACCGCTGTATGAAGGCGAGATTTTCTATATGCCATTTGATGACCAATATTTGGAATTGGTCAGTGTAAGTGAAGCCACTGCAGTGGGAGATCCTGGCTTTGCAGGTGAGAGTGCCTCAGGTGCCAATGCTTATGCGGGTGCGACTGACTCCTATTTGACCTTTCCTACGACAGATTTGACCAATGATGAATTCAGTGCATCTCTATGGTACAAGGTGGACGCGGATCCCGACCGTGCAGGTATCTTGGTCATGGGACCACCAGACGAGGCAAACCCAGATTCACAAAACAACCGCACTGCCGGCTTCAGGCTCTTCAGGGAAGCAGCAGGAACCAACCAGCGTATCAAGCTGAATGTGGGCAATGGAAACGGTGAAAACTGGTTTGATGGAGGTACTGCTGCCGACATTAATCCCGGTAACGGAGAATGGGTACATATAGCGATCTCCATTGCTGCTACGGAATGTGCTGTCTACATTAACGGTGAACCTGTAAGCCAAGGCACCTTCCCTGGTATTTCTTGGGAAGGATGTGACATCATGTCCATAGGTTCCGGAGCACCGCGCTTCTCAGGATGGGGACACTTGTCTGACAACAGCTATATTGATGAACTGCGTATCTTCAATAAAGCCCTGTCGCAGACTGAAGTACAGACGATTTTGGACAACGAACAGCCGTAA
- a CDS encoding glucoamylase family protein, with translation MMRSFLILLFFLCMVSCKKDDETVMSMELTGAYIGDTSLDPDDITENVAIDRSISLSFSHPVSEASIASAISLSQDNTPVNFSTNLLSGNKTLTITMVGTLETSTAYHLEISNALTATNGTTFSGADFRFETLRGNLELSKAILSSSDTTRTGKIQQVPVNFQVVLSFNHPVNRTTLQEAVTLTGPAAPPLQYEWSDNDQTVTVSTTAPLSHLTSYAFRISDKLQGINGERFGGTRNEFYTEIDETPKFPMLSDEALLTKVQEQTFRYFWDFAHPTSGLARERNTSGNTVTTGGSGFGVMALIVGVERGFITRQEALARWAKIVDFLAAADRFHGAWPHWLNGETGKTIPFSTKDNGGDLVETAFMIQGLLTVRSFLNHQNPTENELINKITQLWESVEWDWYTRDGSHVLYWHWSPNYNWEMNLPIRGYNESLIVYVLAAASPTYPIDKDVYEAGWARNGEIQNGNSYFQQQLPLGNEYGGPLFFAHYSFLGLDPRNLSDQFANYWEQNQAHSLINQAYCLQNPKGFIGYSDEVWGLTASDSHNGYSAHSPTNDLGVITPTAALSSFPYTPDASMNALRFFYYKLGDKTWGQYGFYDAFNITENWYADTYLAIDQGPIILMIENHRTGLLWDLFMEDQQVKGGLDRLGFSY, from the coding sequence ATGATGAGATCATTCCTTATTCTCTTATTTTTTCTATGCATGGTTTCCTGTAAAAAGGATGACGAGACGGTGATGTCAATGGAACTTACCGGTGCCTATATTGGAGACACCTCCCTTGACCCTGATGACATTACTGAAAATGTCGCTATTGACCGATCCATAAGCCTATCTTTTTCCCACCCTGTCAGCGAGGCATCCATTGCTTCGGCCATTTCGCTTAGCCAAGACAATACACCAGTGAATTTTTCAACCAATCTACTTTCCGGCAATAAAACACTTACCATCACCATGGTCGGAACACTTGAAACAAGTACTGCCTACCATCTTGAAATCAGCAATGCCCTTACTGCTACCAATGGCACTACCTTTTCAGGCGCAGACTTTAGGTTCGAAACCTTAAGGGGAAACTTGGAGCTAAGCAAAGCCATCCTTTCGTCAAGCGACACCACCAGAACTGGCAAGATCCAACAAGTGCCAGTAAATTTCCAGGTGGTTTTGTCCTTTAACCATCCCGTGAACAGAACTACTTTGCAAGAAGCGGTTACCTTGACTGGCCCTGCCGCACCCCCCTTGCAATATGAATGGAGCGACAATGACCAAACCGTCACGGTCAGTACTACCGCTCCCCTCTCCCATCTGACATCCTATGCCTTTAGGATTTCGGACAAATTACAAGGGATCAATGGGGAACGTTTTGGTGGAACGAGGAATGAATTTTATACCGAAATTGATGAAACGCCCAAATTTCCTATGCTATCCGACGAAGCCTTGCTCACTAAGGTCCAAGAGCAGACATTTCGATATTTTTGGGACTTTGCACACCCTACCAGCGGCCTGGCCAGGGAGCGGAACACTTCCGGCAATACGGTGACCACTGGCGGTTCGGGATTTGGCGTGATGGCCTTGATTGTTGGAGTGGAGAGGGGCTTTATTACCCGACAAGAGGCCCTTGCCAGATGGGCCAAGATCGTAGACTTTCTGGCAGCTGCCGACCGCTTTCATGGTGCCTGGCCACACTGGCTAAATGGCGAGACCGGCAAGACCATTCCTTTCAGCACTAAAGACAACGGTGGGGACTTGGTAGAAACAGCCTTTATGATCCAGGGACTATTGACCGTGAGGTCCTTTCTGAACCATCAAAACCCGACCGAAAATGAGCTGATCAATAAAATCACCCAACTTTGGGAATCCGTCGAATGGGACTGGTACACCAGAGATGGGAGCCATGTCCTTTATTGGCATTGGTCCCCAAATTATAACTGGGAAATGAACCTTCCCATCCGAGGATACAATGAAAGCCTCATTGTTTATGTCCTGGCCGCTGCTTCTCCCACTTACCCCATCGATAAAGATGTCTACGAAGCTGGATGGGCAAGGAATGGCGAGATCCAAAATGGCAACAGCTATTTCCAACAACAACTTCCTTTGGGCAATGAATATGGTGGGCCTTTGTTCTTTGCGCACTATTCTTTCTTGGGATTGGATCCGAGAAACCTTTCCGATCAATTCGCCAACTATTGGGAACAAAACCAAGCGCATAGCCTGATTAACCAAGCTTATTGCCTTCAAAATCCAAAAGGCTTCATAGGCTATTCAGACGAAGTATGGGGACTCACTGCCAGCGACAGCCACAACGGCTACAGTGCCCATTCTCCCACCAATGACCTGGGCGTCATCACACCTACGGCTGCCCTATCCTCTTTCCCCTACACCCCTGATGCATCCATGAATGCCCTTCGGTTTTTCTACTATAAACTGGGGGATAAAACATGGGGACAATATGGGTTTTATGATGCTTTTAACATTACTGAAAACTGGTACGCAGATACTTACCTGGCCATCGACCAAGGCCCAATCATCCTAATGATCGAAAATCACCGAACGGGATTGCTTTGGGATTTATTTATGGAAGACCAACAGGTAAAGGGCGGTTTGGATCGGCTGGGGTTCAGTTATTGA
- a CDS encoding sulfatase family protein has protein sequence MLKRSLFLLASVLLSCIQAFGQSEKPNIVFILSDDHRYDFMGFTGAVPGLKTPNMDRIAAEGAHMNNAFVSTSLCSPSRASILTGQYAHTHTIVDNQAPLPDDLTFFPQYLQEMGYKTGFFGKWHMGNTDDMPQPGFDQWVSFRGQGTYYNPVFNINGERVPQPEGSYTSDLLTNEALNWLNSLGDEEPFMLYLSHKAVHSEFQPAKRHEGMYDTLPIITPPSMYLTATDSSEFYGDIIRAPETKVNYKDIPDWVRKQRYSWHGVDYMYHGQLPFNVFYKSYLETLMALDESIGRVMDWLEEEGLEKNTIVVYMGDNGFSFGEHGLIDKRHAYEESMKVPLLVKYPEMVKPGITIDKMVMNIDIAPTLLEVAGMSGAPEQMQGKSFVPLLEQKEVDWREKVFYEYYWEMAYPSTPTVFAVRTDQYKYIFNQGVWDINELYDIQKDPYEMNNLIRDPEYRDLSKQLRNEVWDWLENTDGTQIPLKPIRHPKLDHRFQQTY, from the coding sequence ATGCTTAAACGAAGTTTATTTTTATTGGCTTCTGTCTTGCTGTCCTGCATTCAGGCATTTGGCCAGTCAGAAAAACCCAATATTGTCTTTATCCTTTCGGATGATCACCGATATGATTTCATGGGGTTTACCGGGGCAGTGCCTGGGCTAAAAACCCCCAACATGGACCGAATAGCCGCTGAAGGAGCCCACATGAACAACGCGTTTGTGAGTACTTCCCTTTGTTCTCCAAGCCGGGCATCTATCCTTACCGGACAGTACGCCCATACCCACACGATCGTGGACAATCAGGCTCCGTTACCGGATGATTTGACCTTTTTCCCGCAGTATTTACAGGAGATGGGCTATAAAACAGGCTTTTTTGGTAAGTGGCACATGGGAAACACCGATGATATGCCACAGCCAGGTTTTGACCAATGGGTAAGCTTTCGCGGTCAGGGCACCTATTATAATCCCGTTTTCAACATCAACGGCGAACGTGTGCCACAACCAGAAGGCAGCTATACGTCTGATCTGCTGACCAATGAGGCACTGAATTGGCTAAACAGCCTTGGGGATGAAGAGCCTTTTATGCTTTATCTATCCCACAAGGCCGTTCACTCCGAATTCCAACCTGCCAAAAGGCACGAAGGTATGTACGATACTTTGCCTATTATAACACCTCCTTCCATGTACCTGACGGCTACGGACAGCAGTGAATTTTACGGAGATATCATTCGCGCACCAGAAACCAAGGTAAACTACAAAGACATTCCGGACTGGGTAAGGAAACAACGTTACAGCTGGCATGGAGTAGATTACATGTACCATGGCCAACTCCCCTTTAATGTTTTCTATAAAAGCTACCTGGAAACCCTCATGGCCTTGGACGAAAGTATCGGCCGGGTGATGGACTGGCTCGAAGAAGAAGGACTGGAGAAAAACACCATTGTGGTTTATATGGGTGACAATGGTTTTTCCTTTGGAGAGCATGGCCTGATCGATAAACGACATGCTTATGAGGAATCCATGAAAGTGCCCTTGTTGGTGAAATACCCCGAGATGGTAAAGCCGGGAATCACCATTGACAAAATGGTCATGAACATTGACATCGCTCCCACTTTACTGGAAGTGGCCGGAATGAGCGGCGCTCCCGAGCAGATGCAAGGAAAATCCTTCGTTCCACTTCTGGAGCAAAAGGAGGTGGACTGGCGCGAGAAAGTGTTTTATGAATATTATTGGGAAATGGCCTACCCTTCCACACCTACGGTATTTGCCGTGAGGACAGATCAGTACAAGTACATCTTTAACCAAGGTGTCTGGGATATAAACGAACTCTACGACATCCAAAAAGACCCTTACGAGATGAACAACCTGATCAGAGATCCCGAATACAGGGATTTGAGTAAGCAACTTAGAAACGAAGTCTGGGACTGGCTGGAAAACACTGACGGGACCCAAATCCCATTAAAGCCCATCCGTCATCCCAAGCTCGACCACCGATTCCAACAGACGTATTAA